TCATTGCCCACAAGGCCCTCAAGGACCGTTTGGTCGTACACGGAATGCGTGATCTATGATTCCGCCTATTCCTGCATTTCAAGTCTGAACGAACGGAGGCGCATTATGACCAAGTTCAAATGGGTATTGCTGGCCGCGTTTCTCGTCTTCCTTGCCTTCGTGTTCGACACGCAGCTCATTGTCCTGCGCGACGAGGGGATGTTCAACCTGCGCTATGAGGTGCCCAAGGAAATGGAAGGCAAGATGTTCACGTCCGCATACTGGACCAGCGACTCCTTCATGTGTCGGCAGCTCAGTTTCGGGTCAGGAAAATTCGGGCCCCATAGATATGGGGCATCCGCTCGTAATGTGGAAGAAAAGCCGGGAATATGGGTTTCTCACATTCCCACCAGGATATGGCACCCGTTCTGTCAGTGGGAACTCGACCTCATGACCATTGGCGTACACTCCAATGCAGAGAAAACTAGCTATCATCAATTGGCTTATGCCTTCCTTTACGAACCCAGAGACCCGAAGCCTGACGATGAAGTCAAGCAAGGAGATCCACGGACTCGAAACAACGAGTCGATTCTGGTTTGCGACGTATCGGAACATAACATAATAAGAATATACGATAATGGTAATTATACCAATAAATTTTATTCATACAATTGCAAAAATCCAACTGCACGTGGAGCGAATAAATCTTCAGGAACACCATATGTTGGATTTACACACAAGGATTCAGGAAAAATTAAAATAAATTATTCTAATAATAAACTACAATATTTTAGAAAAAATTACTTTGACGAAAAAGTGAACAAAAAAAAATCATATGAAAAAGAAATTAAATATTTAAATAGCATAATTGATAGCATGCACACAACAATAGGCTTCGAAAAATATTGGTCAGTAAACACTGAGAGTGGACAATACAAAATTCGAATAGGCATCCCAGGAAATAAACCTGAATCTGAAATTTCAATCCAACTGACTCAAGAACAGCTTGCGCTCCTGGCATCGGAAGATGTGTGGGAGTTGCCGGATTTCATTCATCAGTGACAGAAGAAGGAGAACGCATCATGCAGTTGAGCCCCATTCAATGCTTTCAAAAACGCTGTCTGCGTCTCAAGATCGTCGATTTTGAAAACACGCCCATCACCGGCCTTGTTCATCCCGACAGCGGCGAAGAAGTCGGGAATCTGCTGATCAAGGCTTACGACGCGGGAGGCATGCTGTTGAGTGAGCACGTGTACGCCAAAGGCAAACCGATACTCGACCTGTGCCATGTGGGCCGCGGCTGGATGTACCTGGAATTCAATCCCCTGCCTCGTACCAAGCCGCAAGGCTACCCGGACGACGAGGAATGGGATCAATTGACCCTGGCGGCGGACATCATCGCCCACAAGGCCCTCAAATCGTCTTCCCGTAATGGAGTGCGACCGAACCGTCAGGTTCTGAGCGAAGAGCACCGCATCGGATGGTCGTATCATCGCGTGGCTCACGGAACCCTTAACCTGCCGCGACGACTGGAACACATCGACGACAGGTTGGAGGAGACCCGGCCCAAGCAGCGTTGCGCCCTGCGCTTCATGATGACCGAAAACGAACGCCGCTGTCCGTCATGCCACAACCTGCAAACCGGGTACCTGCTGGAACTCGCGCCCCTCTTCTGCTGGATTCCCGCACTGGTCACGTCCAAACTCGGCGCCCCGGACGACTGGGACAGCATCACCGCGAACAATCTGGCAGTCTTTTCCACCCTGGCCTATGCGGATCCAGACACCAGAAACAAAGGCACCCGGCCCGAAGACAACACGAAAGCACCATACGACAAGACAATCCTCCATACTCTCGACAATCTCCGCACTCAGCGTGCCAGGCCATACCAAGTCGGCGGCGAGTGGGTGGATATGGTTCTCCACGAGATGCCCTATGACTGGAATTACCACGACATGAGATTTTTTCGCATTGCGAACAAATCGAAAAATCCCACGGATACCCAGGCCTTCATGGCCACCAACAGGAACACCATCATCATTTCCGTTCGAGGAACAGAAGGCCCGTTCAGTCAAGACCTCATCCAAGATGTTAAGATCTCAATGAAATCTTGCCCGGAACCACTCGCGCAGATTGGCTCTGCGCATACGGGTTTTTTGCAAGCCTTCGAGTATTTATGGGAATTTGTACATAGTTATTGCGAAAATCACAGCAAAGCGCCTGATGGCACGCTCAAACGCATCTTTGTGACCGGCCACAGCCTGGGAGGGGCGGTGGCTTCGCTCCTGGCATGCGCGATCTCCTCGGATTTTTCCAACCCCGTCACCCTCTACACCTACGCCGCCCCCCGAATCGGCGACACCGTGTTTGCCCGCTACTGGAATTTTCAGGTGCCGCACATGCGCCATGTCTATCGCAACGACATCATTCCCGCCGCTCCGCCGGCATTTCTGGGTTACCGGCACTTCGGGCACCTGCGGCAAATGAGCCTCGTGAAAGCCAAAGGGACTGTTCTGCCCTGGATCGGGGACTATGGGCTGCACCAGATGGAGAGTGCCATCACTCGGCAGCGTCGCTACACGGGAGACAACGCCCCCTGGGGGCCTGCGGAGATGACCGGATACGAGCAGACGGAAAAGGGATTTTTCGAATTTTTCGAGAGAAAACTTCGGGGAGGCTTCAGACACGTCAACAGCGCCGTCGATCTGGCCGGGGTCATGTTTCATTTCATGGCCAGCAATTACATCACGTTTCTGCAGAATGAACTGCGGCAGCGTTACGAATACGCCAGCAGGGGAGGGGCCATGCTCTCGCGGCACATCACCCCTCGCCACTTGGACCCGGATGACGACTACGATCAGGAACTGCTCGCCTACATGCAGCCCGTCTCACTGGCCGAACTGCTGGACAGGCATGTCTCGGAGCTTGTCTCGCGGTCTGCGGTGGAGGAGGAAGTCAAGCGATTCTGCCGCGACACGGGACGCCTCGCCGACATGGCCCGCCAGGAGTATCTCCAGACCCGGCAGGAAAAAGCCACTCGTGCGTCATGTCATCTAGGCCCTGAACTCGACCTGCTGTCACCATCGCAAACGCGGGAAGGAAGCCCCTTGGCCGCTCATCAGTCCTCGTACGAGACGGAAAGAATGGCTACAATGAAAAAGGCCGGGGAAACCCTGCGGCAGTACATCCTCGTGCCGCCAAAAATTGAAGGCCGGCCGCTCATGTAAATGCACGCATGAAATCACGCTGAGCACGAATTGTGGCGAAAACGGACCATTCAGACTCCGGGACGCACAAATTTCAAAACAAAGAGCGTTTGGATGATCCCGTTTCGTCCGAAAACGTCGCGGACCGCACGGCACCGTGTGTTCGGCGGATTCCCGTGACGTGAACGGAGCGGAAACTTCTGTCGTTCTCCACGTGCCGAGACGCGATGAATCGCGTTTGGAGAGCCTTTGCCTTAGGACTTCCGCTTCCCGCGCTCCGGCCCGAATTGTCTGCGCGGCATGCGTGGCCTATCCCTTCTGCGTCAGCAGCACCGAAGCAAGCACCACCCCGGCCGCGGCCAGTTGGATCAAGCTCATAGTTTCTCCCAGGAAAAGGAAGCCGCAGGTCACGGCCACCACGGGTATGAGGTTGATATG
This sequence is a window from Desulfomicrobium escambiense DSM 10707. Protein-coding genes within it:
- a CDS encoding lipase family protein, producing MQLSPIQCFQKRCLRLKIVDFENTPITGLVHPDSGEEVGNLLIKAYDAGGMLLSEHVYAKGKPILDLCHVGRGWMYLEFNPLPRTKPQGYPDDEEWDQLTLAADIIAHKALKSSSRNGVRPNRQVLSEEHRIGWSYHRVAHGTLNLPRRLEHIDDRLEETRPKQRCALRFMMTENERRCPSCHNLQTGYLLELAPLFCWIPALVTSKLGAPDDWDSITANNLAVFSTLAYADPDTRNKGTRPEDNTKAPYDKTILHTLDNLRTQRARPYQVGGEWVDMVLHEMPYDWNYHDMRFFRIANKSKNPTDTQAFMATNRNTIIISVRGTEGPFSQDLIQDVKISMKSCPEPLAQIGSAHTGFLQAFEYLWEFVHSYCENHSKAPDGTLKRIFVTGHSLGGAVASLLACAISSDFSNPVTLYTYAAPRIGDTVFARYWNFQVPHMRHVYRNDIIPAAPPAFLGYRHFGHLRQMSLVKAKGTVLPWIGDYGLHQMESAITRQRRYTGDNAPWGPAEMTGYEQTEKGFFEFFERKLRGGFRHVNSAVDLAGVMFHFMASNYITFLQNELRQRYEYASRGGAMLSRHITPRHLDPDDDYDQELLAYMQPVSLAELLDRHVSELVSRSAVEEEVKRFCRDTGRLADMARQEYLQTRQEKATRASCHLGPELDLLSPSQTREGSPLAAHQSSYETERMATMKKAGETLRQYILVPPKIEGRPLM